Proteins from one Cicer arietinum cultivar CDC Frontier isolate Library 1 chromosome 3, Cicar.CDCFrontier_v2.0, whole genome shotgun sequence genomic window:
- the LOC101513242 gene encoding AT-rich interactive domain-containing protein 1-like, which produces MLGSEQPLDLYKLFMVVKDKGGYDVVCKNRLWDLVGEEYGLGVKVGSSVELVYSKYLSTLETPLKNVVDDEVAKCGLVDDRVKFGERLMELQAEFLLDDYGEEDAGDELESVYDCGRKLCGTNRVKGVNSKVYDYLDGRKLRGANRMKDANLESNAAKKVKNGGLVDMHMEELDGNKILAVDVSNTVNKMPGLSDGSKRHDSDDNADSVDDVLILDPSSVNRENFGRKRKRESMSEVLSWVTRTAKNPCDPVVGSIPEKSKWKSCRNEEIWKKVLLFRESVFLKKDFGSNCEKLSWLAQRMHPAMYDDNFGATYNLRQRIKCDNGLLAGKSASKGIFSRMQRTPSPHTDDRAKKKLLDSSAPESSLDTPATVNIPLGPNHQAEVPKWTGTTHESDSKWLGTQIWPQKSAKSNLLERDPIGKGGEDSCGCHVQGSVECVRFHIAEKRAKVKLELGVAFYQWNLDKVGEDVRRWWTLPEEEKFNDIVKSNPASLDRCFWDDIFKTFPKKSRENLVSYYFNVFLLQRRGYQNRHTPDNIDSDDDESEFTPLRGVFGHKKNKSNITLLSPKKPQSKPHTKGR; this is translated from the exons ATGTTGGGTAGTGAGCAACCTTTGGATTTGTATAAGCTTTTCATGGTAGTGAAGGACAAAGGTGGTTATGATGTTGTTTGTAAGAATCGGTTGTGGGATTTGGTTGGTGAAGAATATGGATTAGGTGTGAAAGTTGGTTCATCTGTTGAACTGGTCTATAGTAAGTATTTGAGTACTCTAGAGACACCTTTGAAGAATGTTGTTGATGATGAGGTTGCTAAGTGTGGTTTAGTCGATGATAGAGTTAAATTTGGTGAGCGTTTGATGGAGTTGCAAGCTGAATTCTTGCTGGATGATTATGGTGAGGAAGATGCGGGCGATGAACTTGAGAGTGTATATGACTGTGGGAGGAAGTTGTGTGGTACTAATAGAGTGAAGGGTGTGAATTCAAA AGTGTATGACTATTTAGATGGGAGGAAGTTGCGTGGTGCTAATAGAATGAAGGACGCGAATCTTGAGTCTAATGCGGCCAAGAAAGTTAAGAATGGAGGACTTGTCGATATGCATATGGAGGAGTTGGATGGGAACAAAATATTGGCAGTGGATGTATCCAACACAGTAAACAAAATGCCCGGATTGTCAGATGGAAGCAAGAGGCATGATAGTGATGACAATGCTGACAGTGTTGATGATGTCTTGATATTGGATCCTTCTAGTGTTAATAGAGAGAACTTTGGTAGGAAGAGGAAGAGAGAGTCTATGTCAGAAGTGCTAAGTTGGGTTACTAGAACTGCAAAGAATCCTTGTGATCCTGTTGTAGGTTCAATACCTGAAAAGTCAAAGTGGAAGTCTTGCCGTAATGAAGAGATCTGGAAGAAGGTTTTGTTGTTTCGAGAATCAGTCTTTTTGAAAaaagattttggatcaaactgtGAAAAGCTCAGTTGGCTG GCTCAGAGGATGCATCCTGCCATGTATGATGATAATTTTGGGGCAACTTACAATCTTAGACAGAGAATCAAATGTGACAATGGACTTTTAGCTGGAAAATCTGCATCTAAGGGAATATTTTCACGTATGCAAAGAACACCAAGTCCGCATACCGACGACCGTGCCAAGAAAAAGTTACTTGACTCAAGTGCTCCAGAATCAAGTCTTGATACACCTGCCACAGTGAACATCCCTCTTGGACCAAATCATCAAGCTGAAGTGCCCAAATGGACCGGCACGACTCATGAAAGTGATTCTAAGTGGTTAGGAACCCAAATATGGCCACAAAAATCTGCAAAATCAAACCTCTTAGAAAGGGACCCTATCGGAAAAGGAGGGGAAGATTCATGTGGTTGCCATGTACAAGGTTCCGTTGAGTGTGTTAGATTTCACATTGCTGAGAAAAGGGCTAAAGTTAAGCTGGAATTAGGTGTAGCCTTTTACCAATGGAATTTAGATAAGGTAGGCGAAGATGTTAGGCGATGGTGGACCCTTCCAGAAGAGGAGAAGTTCAATGATATAGTGAAATCGAACCCTGCTTCGCTGGATAGATGTTTCTGGGAcgatatttttaaaacatttcctAAGAAGAGTAGGGAAAATTTGGTCAGCTATTACTttaatgtctttcttttgcAGCGCCGAGGATACCAGAATAGGCACACTCCAGATAACATTGATAGCGATGATGATGAATCGGAATTTACACCGTTGAGGGGTGTTTTTggacataaaaaaaataaatcaaacatcacctTATTATCCCCTAAGAAGCCACAGTCAAAGCCACATACAAAGGGAAGATAG